In a single window of the Gossypium hirsutum isolate 1008001.06 chromosome D02, Gossypium_hirsutum_v2.1, whole genome shotgun sequence genome:
- the LOC107910657 gene encoding DNA replication licensing factor MCM2, which produces MAGEDSGNPVPSTPESPTSAGFNTDQLPHDNSHSSDEEEAAVDPEAIRDEPDEVDEEEDDGEDLYNDNFMDDYREMGAQDQY; this is translated from the coding sequence CTGGAGAAGATTCCGGAAATCCGGTTCCGTCGACACCAGAATCGCCGACATCTGCAGGTTTTAACACGGATCAGTTGCCCCATGACAACAGCCACTCATCGGACGAGGAAGAGGCAGCGGTGGATCCTGAGGCAATAAGAGACGAACCGGATGAGGTGGACGAAGAGGAAGACGATGGGGAAGATCTCTACAATGATAATTTCATGGATGATTACAGGGAGATGGGTGCGCAGGACCAGTACTAA